The Dyadobacter subterraneus genome window below encodes:
- a CDS encoding TIGR00730 family Rossman fold protein, translated as MQSIVVYCGSNFGSKAIYSEKAYELGRELAKKNIKLIYGGGNMGLMGRVSDGAMENEGSATGIIPNFLAQLEVANKTLTELHFVETMHERKAKMVSLSDGVIALPGGFGTLDELFEILTWSQLKIFKGPIGLLNINGFYDHLLAHLDKTVEEGFLHIENRELLLVADNAPELLEKMEAFYKN; from the coding sequence ATGCAATCCATAGTAGTTTACTGCGGTTCAAATTTTGGTTCAAAGGCCATTTACAGTGAAAAAGCTTATGAACTTGGCCGGGAGCTGGCAAAGAAAAATATCAAACTGATATATGGCGGCGGAAATATGGGGCTGATGGGCCGTGTTTCGGATGGCGCGATGGAAAATGAAGGGTCTGCAACGGGAATTATTCCAAATTTTCTGGCACAGCTGGAAGTGGCAAATAAAACTCTGACCGAACTTCATTTTGTCGAAACCATGCATGAGCGTAAAGCGAAAATGGTTTCATTATCAGATGGCGTCATTGCTTTACCAGGCGGATTTGGAACACTGGATGAATTATTTGAAATACTTACCTGGTCGCAGTTAAAAATATTTAAAGGTCCGATCGGGCTTTTAAATATCAATGGCTTTTACGATCATCTCCTGGCTCATTTGGACAAGACAGTTGAAGAAGGATTTTTACATATTGAAAACCGGGAATTACTTCTGGTTGCCGATAATGCTCCTGAACTTCTCGAAAAAATGGAAGCATTTTACAAAAATTGA